The genomic segment GTAAACAGGGGGCTGCTAATGAGTGTAGTACTCATTATTCCCTCCGCTATTATGGGGCAATTGCTAGGCATAGCTGTTGGTTGTTGCCGCGTATTCGGTAACAGGCTTGTGCAAAAGCTGATGGACTTCTACACATCGCTTTTCCGTGGTGTACCGCTTATGGTACAGCTTTTTATTTTATATTACGGGCTGCCTAAAATCGGTATCTACTTGGAACCGGCCGAAGCAGCTATTCTTGGGTTTACTCTCTGTAGCGGAGCATACAATTCAGAATATGTGCGTGGTGCTTTGCTTTCTATCCGCGAAGGCCAGCTTAAAGCAGCAGCCGCATTAGGGATGAGTAAATTCCAGACCGTGCTTTGGATTGTCGTACCACAAGCGTTCCGTCGGGCATTGCCGGGCTGCGGTAACGAAGTGATCTATCTAATTAAATATTCCTCTCTTGCCTATATTATTACATGCATCGAATTGACTGGCGAGGCGCGCGGTATTGCAGCGCAGACCTTCCGCTTTACGGAAGCCTTTATGGTTGTGGGAGCATATTACTTGTTCCTCGTGACTATCGCAGGCTGGCTTCTCAAAAAGTTTGAGCAGCGCCTCCATATTCCGGGGTTTGGTGTTCTTAAGGGATAGTTCGGACTTGTTA from the Halodesulfovibrio aestuarii DSM 17919 = ATCC 29578 genome contains:
- a CDS encoding amino acid ABC transporter permease yields the protein MDPFYTEQLLPAVNRGLLMSVVLIIPSAIMGQLLGIAVGCCRVFGNRLVQKLMDFYTSLFRGVPLMVQLFILYYGLPKIGIYLEPAEAAILGFTLCSGAYNSEYVRGALLSIREGQLKAAAALGMSKFQTVLWIVVPQAFRRALPGCGNEVIYLIKYSSLAYIITCIELTGEARGIAAQTFRFTEAFMVVGAYYLFLVTIAGWLLKKFEQRLHIPGFGVLKG